One region of Zingiber officinale cultivar Zhangliang chromosome 7B, Zo_v1.1, whole genome shotgun sequence genomic DNA includes:
- the LOC122003582 gene encoding scopoletin glucosyltransferase-like, translating to MGHHVADADPLPLRIFFIPFFATGHLIPLVDVARLFAARGVDSTILVTPTNAALIRVTVDAAAAGGLPLRTLIYPFPSAESGLPPGVENISDLPSEESYKIDLAAPFTRPAHEQLLRLHRPDAVVSDVHFPWTALVARDLCVPRFLFTAVGLFPVSVVTSVRQHRPHAGVARDDEPVLVPDLPHPVFLTRSELPEFLRRDVPLRRFRDEYMEAETASAGVIVNSFAEMEASYSEYYLRARGLRSWFVGPVSLATSNAGLRGGGDAAASANRTRCLSWLSAQAPRSVVYACFGSWCRFTNEQLREMAQGLEASGRPFLWVVREEDGQEWMPQGFEQRVEGRGLVLPGWAPQVDVLGHEATGAFLTHCGWNSLLEGAAGGMPMVTWPLSTEQFINEKLVVAVLQVGVRASERCRSTVDDEPHVVRAEELARAVGKIMDGGEEAEGIRRRARELGEKAGQAVREDGSSVKGLSDLIAEIRDWQGKKKDVAADVVGSYHQP from the coding sequence ATGGGCCACCACGTCGCCGACGCCGATCCCCTGCCGCTCCGcatcttcttcatcccttttttcGCCACCGGCCATCTCATCCCCTTGGTCGACGTTGCCCGTCTCTTTGCAGCCCGCGGAGTTGATTCCACCATCCTCGTCACGCCGACAAACGCGGCTCTCATCCGCGTTACTGTCGACGCCGCTGCCGCCGGCGGACTTCCTCTCCGCACCCTCATCTATCCCTTTCCGTCCGCCGAGTCCGGCCTACCCCCAGGCGTCGAGAACATCAGCGACCTCCCGTCTGAGGAGTCGTACAAGATCGACTTGGCCGCCCCCTTCACGCGCCCAGCCCACGAACAACTCCTCCGCCTCCACCGTCCGGATGCCGTTGTCTCCGACGTCCACTTCCCGTGGACCGCCCTCGTCGCCCGCGACCTCTGCGTACCCCGCTTTCTCTTCACTGCTGTGGGGCTTTTCCCCGTCTCCGTCGTGACTTCCGTAAGGCAGCACCGGCCCCACGCCGGTGTCGCCCGAGACGACGAGCCTGTCCTCGTTCCAGACCTCCCTCATCCAGTGTTCCTTACGCGTTCCGAGCTCCCAGAATTCCTCCGCCGAGATGTTCCCCTGCGTCGGTTCCGGGACGAATACATGGAGGCGGAGACTGCAAGTGCGGGCGTCATCGTCAACAGCTTCGCCGAGATGGAGGCTTCCTACAGCGAGTACTACCTGCGAGCCCGCGGACTTAGAAGCTGGTTCGTGGGACCCGTGTCCCTGGCGACCTCCAACGCCGGATTACGCGGTGGCGGCGACGCTGCTGCCTCCGCTAACAGAACACGGTGCCTCTCGTGGCTGAGCGCGCAGGCGCCGAGGTCCGTCGTGTATGCTTGCTTCGGGAGCTGGTGCCGGTTCACGAACGAACAGCTGAGGGAGATGGCGCAGGGGCTGGAGGCGTCCGGCCGCCCGTTCCTGTGGGTGGTGCGTGAGGAGGACGGCCAGGAGTGGATGCCGCAGGGGTTCGAGCAGCGGGTGGAGGGGCGTGGATTGGTGCTGCCAGGGTGGGCCCCTCAAGTGGACGTTCTGGGCCATGAGGCGACCGGTGCGTTCTTGACGCACTGCGGGTGGAACTCCTTACTGGAGGGCGCCGCCGGGGGGATGCCTATGGTGACTTGGCCGCTGTCGACGGAGCAGTTCATAAATGAGAAGCTGGTGGTGGCGGTTCTGCAGGTGGGCGTGCGGGCGTCGGAGCGGTGTCGGAGCACGGTGGACGACGAGCCGCATGTGGTGAGGGCGGAGGAGCTGGCGAGGGCGGTGGGGAAGATAATGGACGGAGGCGAGGAGGCGGAGGGGATACGGAGGCGGGCAAGGGAGCTCGGGGAGAAGGCGGGACAGGCGGTGAGGGAGGACGGATCTTCAGTCAAGGGGCTGAGTGATCTGATCGCGGAGATCCGAGACTGGCAAGGCAAGAAGAAGGACGTCGCTGCCGATGTGGTAGGTTCTTATCATCAGCCTTAA